caccttgatggcagAGGTGGAGTGAACCCCGCCTTTTCCCCATCTTTGACATCTCGAGGAAACGCCGGCTGAAATGAGCCATCTTGAACACGACGCCGCAGTAGTGATGGGAGCCGAAGAACTCTCCAGGCTGGAGCTGCTTCCCGCTGAGCTGGTATACAGCATCTTATCTCACCTTTCACCCTTTGACCTTGTCGCTGTCTCGGCGACATCACGCACCCTCTACACCCGTGCCAGTGCCGATCACCTCTGGCAAGCTCTGATTCAAGAAAACGTCCCTGGTATCCAAGTCAGGACTCCAGCACCATGCCGGAGCTTCAAAGCTCTCTACCGGGCCCATGATCCCTACTGGTACCTGCCAAAATACAAGATATGGTTCGCAGATGTCAACCTCACCGGCAGACTCATCATCGTCCGCTACGACCCCCGAAGGGGCTGCATCGAAGGCTACCAACTCGTCGCCGCAAACCGAAGTCGCACCTTTCAACCCTGGGAAGCCAACCGCAACGTCTCGATTCACCACTTTGACCCTGTCGTTCAACTTCACATGGACAAGACCATGATCCAGCTGGACGCCGTCGACTCTGCCGACTCTCTTGCCTTCGACTCGGACAGTCCGGCTTGGGCCCgtttcaacaccatcaacctccgcCTTGTCCGTTCTCGCACCTCCTCGATGGAAGGTAACTTCTCTcgctcaccctccccagcttcAATCGCTCCGCCTAAACCCTCACGTCTCCTCTCTGAGCGTCAAATGCAGAATTACACCGACTCGATGTATGCAACCATCTTCCACACCCGCGTCCTTTCCTCCGACGAGATCGCCTTCTGCGCCTCCCCCAAGTTTCCCTACGGCTTCATCTGGCCaccccccgccatcccctcgGGCCACCGCGTCTTCGGAACAGCCGCCAAGCTCTCCAGTGGACAGCACTTCAAACCAGAGacccgcccctcctcccgttcCGACCTCTCCGACAAGGCCTTTGTGATCAAGACATGGCTTGCCACGCGCATCCCCGGCCGAGCTGTTTACAATATGTCCGTCATCGCAGATCCGTTAACCGTAAGCATGAGGAACCTGCCCCTTGCCGTCCGGGGAGACGACGCCGTAGACGACGCCCTAGACGACGACGTCTCAATCCGGATGCAGATAGGGCAGGAACTCGCTACTTATGCCACACTGGACCCGAAACTGTACACCccgacaaaagaaaagccgTTTAGGGGGATCTGGGTAGGGGATTACTCGGGTCACGGGTGTGAATTTCTTCTTGTCACGCAACCAGATGATGAGACGCCTTTTGATGCCGAGAGTATCCAACCCCGTGAGCAAGAGTCACCCGACGAGTTTGAGAAGCGAAAACACGACGAAACTGTCTATCGTGGTCCGCTGGAGGCGGTTAAACTTACGGGTGACCCTAACGTTCCCCGAGGGGAGGTAACCTTTCGAGTTGCGGACCTAGGAGAAAGGGGGCTCGTCAATATCTGCCAATATGAACcgtttgagggggtgaggattGTGAAGAGCCAGGGACATGTGGGCTCGACGGGATTTGTCAATGGTGAGTTCTTCGATCTATCTACCTG
The sequence above is a segment of the Podospora pseudoanserina strain CBS 124.78 chromosome 5, whole genome shotgun sequence genome. Coding sequences within it:
- a CDS encoding hypothetical protein (COG:S; EggNog:ENOG503P05D), yielding MSHLEHDAAVVMGAEELSRLELLPAELVYSILSHLSPFDLVAVSATSRTLYTRASADHLWQALIQENVPGIQVRTPAPCRSFKALYRAHDPYWYLPKYKIWFADVNLTGRLIIVRYDPRRGCIEGYQLVAANRSRTFQPWEANRNVSIHHFDPVVQLHMDKTMIQLDAVDSADSLAFDSDSPAWARFNTINLRLVRSRTSSMEGNFSRSPSPASIAPPKPSRLLSERQMQNYTDSMYATIFHTRVLSSDEIAFCASPKFPYGFIWPPPAIPSGHRVFGTAAKLSSGQHFKPETRPSSRSDLSDKAFVIKTWLATRIPGRAVYNMSVIADPLTVSMRNLPLAVRGDDAVDDALDDDVSIRMQIGQELATYATLDPKLYTPTKEKPFRGIWVGDYSGHGCEFLLVTQPDDETPFDAESIQPREQESPDEFEKRKHDETVYRGPLEAVKLTGDPNVPRGEVTFRVADLGERGLVNICQYEPFEGVRIVKSQGHVGSTGFVNDSFIESQLLLISHDRLAQYWSEFGHVSFLQRVDIDGFLAPA